One Triticum dicoccoides isolate Atlit2015 ecotype Zavitan chromosome 4B, WEW_v2.0, whole genome shotgun sequence genomic window carries:
- the LOC119293836 gene encoding putative cyclin-dependent kinase F-2, with amino-acid sequence MAACNRKRPAAVHATTAQHQQSPTRCKRSRAFIGSTDDYVEVNSLGQGGFGVVLRLRHKVTKKDLAVKFLSSPDETEDGADVEDLYREARFLEACKGNPYVVGFEGLVHKHNRHVVHRDIKPGNILVGETRELVKICDLGLAISLSDKPPYNQAGTAPYMAPEMIMGKRDYDALVDTWSIGCVFAELLTGKTLFACDGQDDDDDDKIKVDIYQLWSIFRVLGVPDERTWPGFTSLPHTTEALRLLPAGHNHSRLRDLFPEEKLSEEGFQVLQGLLTCNPDKRLTAAAALKHPWFAAPRSTAAAAGAKVDALSPAMPEKNVLKIPLDVWKSYLCKC; translated from the exons ATGGCCGCCTGCAACCGCAAGCGACCTGCTGCCGTCCACGCCACGACGGCTCAACATCAACAATCGCCGACGCGCTGCAAGAGGAGCCGCGCCTTCATCGGAAGCACCGACGACTACGTGGAGGTGAACTCCCTAGGCCAAGGCGGCTTCGGCGTCGTCCTCAGGTTGCGCCACAAAGTCACCAAGAAGGACCTAGCCGTCAAGTTCCTCTCCTCGCCGGACGAAACCGAGGACGGGGCCGacgtcgaagatctttatcgggagGCACGGTTCCTCGAGGCCTGCAAAGGAAATCCTTACGTAGTCGGCTTCGAGGGCCTGGTGCACAA GCACAACCGCCATGTCGTCCACCGCGACATCAAGCCCGGCAACATCCTCGTCGGGGAAACCAGGGAGCTTGTCAAGATCTGCGACCTCGGGCTGGCCATCTCCCTGTCCGACAAGCCACCGTACAACCAGGCCGGCACGGCGCCCTACATGGCGCCCGAGATGATCATGGGCAAGCGGGACTACGACGCGCTCGTGGACACGTGGTCCATCGGCTGCGTCTTTGCCGAACTGCTCACCGGCAAGACCTTGTTCGCGTGCGACGggcaagatgacgacgacgacgacaagatAAAGGTTGACATATACCAGCTGTGGAGCATCTTCCGAGTGCTCGGGGTGCCGGACGAGAGGACGTGGCCAGGCTTCACGTCGCTGCCGCACACCACCGAGGCGCTGCGACTGCTACCGGCGGGGCACAACCATAGCCGGCTGCGGGATTTGTTCCCTGAAGAGAAGCTGTCCGAGGAAGGATTCCAGGTGTTGCAAGGGCTCCTCACGTGCAACCCCGACAAGCGACTGACGGCAGCCGCCGCGCTGAAGCACCCATGGTTTGCAGCTCCTcgttccaccgccgccgccgccggtgcgaAGGTCGACGCTCTGTCGCCGGCGATGCCAGAGAAGAATGTACTCAAAATTCCACTGGACGTGTGGAA aagctatctaTGTAAATGCTAG
- the LOC119293837 gene encoding putative cyclin-dependent kinase F-2 yields the protein MAARKRPAAVLDAGHGHATAQHQRSPTCCKRSRVSIGSTDDYEKVARLGKGSFGVVLRMRHRVTKKNVAVKFLSSPDVEDLDREARFLEACDGNPYVVGFEGLVCDPATGDTAGLVMEYVEASSLQSLLWERRGDPPLPESTVRDFMWKLLTGAEKMHGHDRHIVHRDIKPANILVGRNGQLVKICDLGLAMSMSDWPPYNRAGTTSYMAPEMIMGKKDYDAQVDTWSIGCVFAELLTGKTMFKGYLEDDDEDKTKNDIRQLWSIFCVLGMPDERTWPGFTSLPLAAEALRRLPAGCKYSRLRYSFPEDKLSEEGFQVLQGLLTCNPEKRLTAAAALKHPWFDAPRSAAAAAKVDALSFPKKKAPRIKFIPPAIPQKNLLKIPLAVWNAA from the coding sequence ATGGCTGCCCGCAAGCGACCTGCTGCCGTCCTCGACgccggccacggccacgccacggcTCAACATCAACGATCGCCGACGTGCTGCAAGAGGAGCCGCGTCTCCATCGGAAGCACCGACGACTACGAGAAGGTGGCCCGCCTAGGCAAAGGCAGCTTCGGCGTCGTCCTCAGGATGCGCCACCGCGTCACCAAAAAGAACGTGGCCGTCAAGTTCCTCTCCTCCCCCGACGTCGAAGATCTTGACCGCGAGGCACGATTCCTCGAGGCTTGCGACGGAAACCCTTACGTCGTCGGCTTCGAGGGCCTGGTGTGCGATCCGGCCACCGGCGACACTGCCGGCCTCGTCATGGAGTACGTCGAGGCGTCGAGCCTCCAGTCTTTACTGTGGGAGAGGCGCGGCGACCCGCCGCTCCCGGAATCCACGGTGCGCGACTTCATGTGGAAGCTCCTGACCGGTGCCGAAAAGATGCACGGGCACGACCGCCACATCGTTCACCGTGACATCAAGCCAGCCAATATCCTCGTCGGGAGAAACGGGCAGCTCGTCAAGATTTGCGACCTCGGGCTGGCCATGTCCATGTCCGACTGGCCGCCTTACAACCGGGCCGGCACGACGTCCTACATGGCGCCCGAGATGATAATGGgcaagaaggactacgacgcgcaagTGGACACGTGGTCCATCGGCTGCGTCTTTGCCGAACTGCTCACCGGCAAGACGATGTTCAAGGGCTACCTCGAAGATGACGACGAAGACAAGACAAAGAATGACATAAGGCAGCTGTGGAGCATCTTCTGTGTGCTCGGGATGCCGGACGAGAGGACGTGGCCAGGGTTCACCTCGCTGCCGCTCGCCGCCGAGGCGCTGCGACGGCTGCCGGCGGGGTGCAAGTACAGCCGGCTGCGGTATTCTTTCCCTGAAGACAAGCTATCCGAGGAAGGATTTCAGGTGTTGCAAGGGCTCCTCACATGCAACCCCGAGAAGCGACTGACGGCAGCCGCCGCGCTGAAGCACCCATGGTTCGATGCTCctcgttccgccgccgccgccgcgaaggTCGACGCTCTGTCGTTTCCCAAAAAGAAGGCACCAAGGATCAAGTTCATCCCACCGGCCATTCCCCAGAAGAATCTACTCAAAATCCCGCTCGCCGTGTGGAACGCAGCGTAA